Proteins from a single region of Geothrix sp. PMB-07:
- a CDS encoding aspartate:alanine exchanger family transporter — protein sequence MIEHVLFFFAHNPLLMLFAVVALGYPISKIRIAGASFGIASILFAGIALGALVMAPGLDPGLKKDISKEMKLVYELGLAVFVYAMGLSISHSFWAAFSREGMKKNAVVFLVMLASTGFVVLLAHLMGFNARYAAGLLTGSFTNMPALAGVIERVKTMTGVGPVELAQPTVASAIAYPIGVLVPMLIIMVSAKVFRVNLKEEADGLKDYQTGHQKLEVWTVRVTRPEAEALSKHDIRSPQNLHVVFGRVLRKAELLIPGTDFRLKVDDLVTVVGAPEDLQKVEALIGERSHVELDRDQSALDATRVFVSRWDVVGVPLRKLDLINQYGAIVTRVRRGDLWFVPDGDTVLELGDRVRVTTRRDNIEAIEEFFGDSYRDLSEVSFLTFAMGLAAGLALGQLPIPLSHGIIFKLGFAGGPLAAALVLGRFHRIGPLVWNFPYSANHTIRQFGLVLFAAGIGVISGEGFRAIVSKNASVLPLFMGAAFLVCFMADSLTMVLGYKVFRIPLNVMFGILAGTHTQPVVLGYANHQTGNELPNVGFATVYPLATILKIVLAQVLLALIT from the coding sequence ATGATCGAACACGTCCTTTTCTTCTTCGCGCACAACCCGCTGCTGATGCTCTTCGCGGTGGTGGCCCTGGGCTATCCCATCAGCAAGATCCGCATCGCTGGAGCCTCCTTCGGCATCGCGAGCATCCTCTTCGCGGGCATCGCCCTCGGGGCCCTGGTGATGGCGCCGGGGCTGGATCCTGGCCTGAAGAAGGACATCTCAAAGGAGATGAAGCTGGTTTATGAGCTGGGCCTGGCCGTGTTCGTCTACGCCATGGGGCTGTCCATCTCCCACAGCTTCTGGGCCGCCTTCAGCCGCGAGGGCATGAAGAAGAATGCGGTGGTCTTCCTGGTGATGCTGGCCTCGACGGGCTTTGTGGTGCTGCTGGCCCACCTCATGGGTTTCAACGCCCGCTACGCCGCGGGCCTGCTCACGGGCAGCTTCACCAACATGCCCGCCCTGGCCGGTGTCATCGAGCGCGTGAAGACCATGACCGGCGTGGGTCCGGTGGAGTTGGCTCAGCCCACGGTGGCGTCGGCCATCGCCTATCCCATCGGTGTGCTGGTGCCCATGCTCATCATCATGGTCAGCGCGAAGGTGTTCCGCGTGAACCTGAAGGAGGAGGCCGATGGCCTCAAGGATTACCAGACGGGCCATCAGAAACTGGAAGTCTGGACCGTGCGCGTGACCAGGCCCGAAGCGGAGGCCTTGAGCAAGCACGACATCCGCTCGCCCCAGAACCTGCATGTGGTGTTCGGCCGCGTGCTGCGCAAGGCAGAGCTGTTGATCCCCGGGACTGATTTCCGGCTGAAGGTGGACGATCTCGTGACCGTGGTGGGGGCCCCGGAGGATCTGCAGAAGGTCGAAGCCCTCATCGGCGAACGCAGCCACGTGGAATTGGACCGCGATCAGAGCGCCCTGGATGCCACGCGGGTCTTCGTATCGCGCTGGGATGTGGTGGGCGTGCCCCTGAGAAAACTCGATCTCATCAACCAGTACGGCGCCATCGTCACCCGCGTGCGGCGCGGCGACCTCTGGTTCGTGCCCGATGGGGATACGGTGCTGGAACTGGGCGACCGCGTTCGCGTGACCACCCGCCGAGACAACATCGAGGCCATCGAGGAGTTCTTTGGCGACAGCTACCGCGATCTCAGCGAGGTGAGCTTCCTCACCTTCGCCATGGGCCTGGCGGCGGGCTTGGCGCTGGGCCAGCTGCCCATTCCCCTGAGCCACGGCATCATCTTCAAGCTGGGGTTTGCGGGAGGTCCCCTGGCCGCCGCCCTGGTGCTGGGCCGCTTCCATCGCATTGGGCCCCTGGTGTGGAACTTCCCCTACAGCGCCAACCACACCATCCGGCAGTTTGGCCTGGTGCTGTTCGCCGCGGGCATCGGCGTGATCTCGGGTGAGGGTTTCCGCGCCATCGTATCGAAGAACGCTTCGGTGCTGCCGCTTTTCATGGGGGCCGCGTTCCTCGTCTGTTTCATGGCGGATTCTCTGACCATGGTGCTGGGCTACAAGGTGTTCCGCATTCCGCTCAACGTGATGTTCGGGATCCTGGCAGGGACGCACACGCAGCCCGTGGTGCTGGGCTATGCCAACCACCAGACCGGCAATGAGCTGCCCAACGTGGGTTTCGCCACGGTCTACCCCCTGGCCACCATCCTCAAGATCGTGCTGGCGCAGGTGCTGTTGGCGCTCATCACTTGA
- a CDS encoding methyl-accepting chemotaxis protein yields MSLLDRMPFKAKLAALLILPLAGFAFYSVDSTLRHAQEARAMARLDRLAVLATRISPLVHELQKERGATALFLGSQGATFGDEVKARRQDTEARRAELETFLGDFQADAYGPEFQGLLAKGRKELESLNQRREAASLLKTSVQEHLTYYTGLIGAWLAVAGQIPNLSQDVALANMGHAYVNLMQGKEKAGVERATLSNVLAAGRFGEGLFARFAALGAAQEVYFAQFRATATPAQAAFFKDKVSGPSVDEVTRIRALAFEKVATGNFGVDPAHWFKVSTDRINALKEVDDRLAADLSALSQRLQAEAQSALRGALMATLFVWSLTLVAVVAVIRSTSRSLGNLAASMEDIAMGEADLTRHIRQDSHDELGRVASAYNHFAENLATFVGQIQASAGTIAETAAGISSGNRGLASRTEQQAAGLEETAASLEELTSTVKQTATAAATSSDQAQQACELTQAGGDMVHQVMATMEEVRKASTRIAEITSLVDEIAFQTNLLALNAAVEAARAGEHGRGFAVVAGEVRILAKRSSDASREIRTLVQAGVDRAQVGTELASQAEERMHEVLASVGRVSSLLSEIATATQEQSIGLDQVNQAVAHMDTATQQNATLVSAADESSAALDEEAKHLLQEVSRYRIK; encoded by the coding sequence ATGAGCCTTCTCGACCGCATGCCCTTCAAGGCCAAGCTGGCAGCGTTGCTGATTCTTCCCCTGGCCGGGTTCGCGTTCTACAGCGTGGACAGTACCCTGCGCCACGCTCAGGAGGCCCGGGCCATGGCCCGCCTGGATCGCCTGGCGGTGCTGGCCACCCGCATCAGCCCCCTGGTGCATGAGCTCCAGAAGGAACGGGGCGCGACGGCCCTTTTCCTGGGCAGCCAGGGCGCCACCTTCGGCGACGAGGTGAAAGCCCGCCGCCAGGACACGGAGGCTCGAAGGGCCGAGCTGGAGACCTTCCTCGGCGACTTCCAGGCCGACGCCTATGGCCCGGAGTTCCAGGGCCTGCTGGCCAAGGGACGGAAGGAACTCGAGTCGCTCAACCAGCGCCGGGAGGCCGCCAGCCTGTTGAAAACCAGCGTTCAGGAACACCTGACCTACTACACCGGCCTCATCGGCGCCTGGCTGGCGGTGGCGGGACAGATTCCCAACCTCAGCCAGGATGTGGCCCTCGCCAACATGGGCCACGCGTACGTGAACCTCATGCAAGGCAAGGAGAAGGCTGGCGTGGAGCGGGCCACGCTCAGCAACGTCCTTGCGGCAGGCCGCTTCGGCGAGGGCCTGTTTGCGCGCTTCGCCGCCCTCGGCGCAGCCCAGGAGGTCTACTTCGCCCAGTTCCGCGCCACCGCCACACCGGCCCAGGCGGCCTTCTTCAAGGACAAGGTATCGGGCCCGTCCGTGGACGAAGTCACGCGCATCCGAGCCCTGGCCTTCGAGAAGGTGGCCACGGGGAATTTCGGAGTGGATCCAGCCCACTGGTTCAAGGTGTCCACGGATCGCATCAACGCACTGAAAGAAGTGGATGACCGCCTGGCCGCGGATCTGTCCGCCCTCTCGCAGCGCCTGCAGGCCGAGGCCCAGTCGGCCCTGCGCGGCGCCCTCATGGCGACCCTGTTCGTGTGGAGCCTCACCCTCGTGGCGGTGGTGGCCGTGATCCGCTCCACCTCCCGCTCCCTGGGCAACCTCGCGGCGAGCATGGAGGACATCGCCATGGGCGAGGCGGATCTCACCCGCCACATCCGCCAGGACAGTCACGATGAGCTGGGCCGTGTGGCCTCGGCCTACAACCACTTCGCGGAAAATCTCGCCACCTTCGTGGGCCAGATCCAGGCCTCGGCCGGCACCATCGCCGAGACCGCCGCGGGCATCTCCAGCGGGAACCGGGGCCTGGCCTCGCGCACGGAGCAGCAGGCGGCTGGTCTGGAGGAGACCGCCGCCAGCCTGGAAGAGCTGACCTCCACCGTGAAACAAACCGCCACCGCCGCGGCGACATCCAGCGACCAGGCTCAACAGGCCTGCGAACTCACCCAGGCCGGTGGCGACATGGTGCACCAGGTGATGGCCACCATGGAGGAGGTGCGCAAGGCCTCCACCCGCATCGCGGAAATCACCTCCCTGGTGGATGAGATCGCCTTCCAGACCAACCTGCTGGCCCTCAACGCCGCCGTGGAAGCCGCCCGTGCGGGCGAGCATGGCCGGGGCTTCGCCGTGGTGGCAGGTGAAGTGCGCATCCTGGCCAAGCGCAGCAGCGATGCTTCGCGGGAGATCCGCACCCTCGTCCAGGCCGGGGTGGACCGCGCCCAGGTGGGCACGGAGTTGGCTTCCCAAGCGGAAGAGCGCATGCACGAAGTCTTGGCCAGCGTGGGCCGCGTCTCCAGCCTGCTCTCCGAAATCGCCACCGCCACGCAGGAGCAGAGCATCGGCCTCGATCAGGTGAATCAGGCGGTGGCCCACATGGACACAGCCACCCAGCAGAACGCCACCCTGGTGAGCGCCGCCGACGAATCCTCGGCCGCCCTGGATGAAGAAGCCAAACACTTGCTGCAGGAAGTCTCCCGCTACCGCATCAAGTGA
- a CDS encoding alkaline phosphatase family protein produces MRALAVLALTFVLSATLQAAPPVLMLSADGLGADQFTARTMPKLWALSEQGRRGEGLPPFPATTFNGHVTMATGCWPEHHGVVANGYLDPGTKTLVPTASRVEDLQREPLWVAATRSGVRTAVFQWVGATGPWEGVSPWRAEVFRLGRPDSEALAFSEAALKEGAGLVMTYLSGTDEEGHLHGPRSQDVTGKLKQMDDQLAPWLQHMLTEHPGLRVIIAADHGMTPMRKRVHLPSVLDGIGCDLITHGGSAYVYLKHPSEAKKALARLHQAGLKAWPRAAVPARYHLAANPRVGDLVVLAPEGQWLSKARSSREEADEHHGRQGAHAYSSETQSMHTWLLILGAGRGSLGQVPLWDLAPTAASWLGIRWAQSPDGRPLPGISD; encoded by the coding sequence ATGCGTGCCCTAGCTGTTCTCGCCCTCACCTTCGTCCTCTCGGCCACCCTTCAGGCCGCGCCGCCCGTACTGATGCTGAGCGCTGATGGGCTGGGCGCGGATCAGTTCACGGCCCGCACCATGCCGAAGCTGTGGGCCTTGTCCGAGCAGGGGCGCCGGGGCGAAGGGCTGCCCCCCTTCCCGGCCACCACGTTCAATGGACATGTGACCATGGCCACAGGGTGCTGGCCCGAGCACCACGGCGTGGTGGCCAACGGCTACCTCGACCCCGGCACGAAGACGCTGGTGCCCACGGCTTCCCGTGTGGAGGATCTGCAGCGCGAACCGCTTTGGGTGGCCGCCACCCGCAGCGGTGTGCGCACAGCGGTGTTCCAGTGGGTGGGTGCCACGGGCCCCTGGGAAGGCGTGAGCCCCTGGCGCGCCGAGGTGTTTCGCCTGGGCCGGCCGGATTCAGAAGCCCTGGCCTTCAGCGAAGCCGCCCTCAAGGAAGGCGCCGGACTCGTCATGACCTACCTCTCCGGCACCGACGAAGAAGGGCATCTGCATGGACCCCGCAGTCAGGACGTGACTGGCAAGCTGAAGCAGATGGATGACCAGCTCGCACCCTGGCTGCAGCACATGCTGACGGAGCATCCGGGCCTGCGCGTGATCATCGCGGCGGACCACGGCATGACGCCCATGCGCAAGCGCGTCCACCTGCCCTCGGTGCTGGATGGCATCGGCTGCGATCTCATCACCCACGGCGGCAGCGCCTACGTGTATCTGAAGCACCCATCCGAGGCCAAGAAGGCCCTGGCCCGCCTCCATCAGGCTGGCCTCAAGGCCTGGCCCCGCGCTGCGGTCCCCGCCAGATACCACCTCGCCGCCAACCCCCGGGTGGGTGATCTCGTGGTGCTGGCGCCGGAGGGCCAGTGGCTGTCCAAGGCCCGCTCCAGCCGGGAGGAGGCCGACGAGCACCACGGTCGTCAGGGAGCCCATGCCTACAGCTCGGAAACCCAAAGCATGCACACTTGGCTGCTGATTCTGGGCGCCGGGCGCGGTTCCCTGGGGCAAGTGCCCCTGTGGGACCTGGCCCCCACTGCGGCCTCCTGGCTGGGCATCCGCTGGGCCCAGTCCCCGGATGGGCGGCCTCTGCCGGGAATATCGGATTAA